The proteins below are encoded in one region of Gemmatimonadota bacterium:
- a CDS encoding peptide chain release factor-like protein, with amino-acid sequence MSKNTDNNALLKDVQFQTLRGSGPGGQHRNKVETAVRATHIPTGITVIATEHRSQHRNKQLALERLQNRLNERNKKRKPRIKTRPNRSSIEKRLEQKRQRAEQKRQRQRVVNS; translated from the coding sequence ATGTCTAAAAACACCGACAACAACGCGCTCCTGAAGGATGTCCAATTTCAAACCCTGCGCGGGTCTGGCCCCGGCGGACAACATCGCAACAAAGTTGAAACCGCCGTACGCGCGACCCACATACCCACGGGTATAACAGTCATCGCCACAGAACACCGCTCACAACACCGCAACAAACAACTCGCCCTCGAGCGTTTGCAAAACCGCCTGAACGAACGCAACAAAAAGCGCAAACCGCGCATAAAAACCCGCCCCAACCGATCTTCGATCGAGAAACGCCTCGAACAAAAACGCCAGCGTGCAGAACAAAAACGCCAGCGACAACGCGTGGTCAACAGTTAG
- the rpsA gene encoding 30S ribosomal protein S1 — translation MSTPETTRETTGDAPSQAPSDDAPTVEELDKKYAEDTPDTEFAALLEESDKQSYREVSTGDKVTGTIREIGDATAFIDFGGRSEGSIDIQELRDESGELKYKTGDTIETFVASTDGEIRLAFSLRVSSRQLLRQAHQNDMPIAGKVTGFNTGGLVVNIGGLRAFCPMSQIDMGYCDDPASYAGQTHNFKIVELRGRNNVVVSRRAYLEEENRKKADEMRQKLSEGEERTGTITRIERFGSFVDLGGVEGLVHVSEISHTRVDNPRSVLKKGEEVRVKIIGLKNLGKKNERISLSIKALEKDPWDAVAERYQSGSIITGKVVSIQNFGAFVEVEPGIEGLIHISQFVSGKRISNPSEVVSVGQEVKTLIREIDLNKKRISLSMRAVEEQDRQTAEIEDMAAFKSKQTQESQSDNAMADALRRAGLA, via the coding sequence ATGAGCACCCCCGAAACAACACGCGAAACCACTGGCGATGCACCATCTCAAGCCCCTTCAGATGACGCGCCCACTGTTGAAGAACTCGACAAAAAATACGCTGAAGACACACCTGATACCGAATTTGCCGCACTGCTCGAAGAAAGCGACAAGCAGAGTTATCGCGAGGTCTCTACTGGCGATAAAGTCACCGGAACCATCCGCGAAATCGGCGACGCCACAGCATTTATCGACTTTGGCGGACGCAGTGAAGGATCAATAGACATTCAAGAACTGCGCGACGAATCGGGCGAATTGAAATACAAGACTGGCGATACCATCGAAACCTTTGTCGCCAGCACCGATGGCGAAATACGCCTGGCATTTTCGCTGCGCGTTTCCAGCCGTCAACTCCTGCGTCAAGCACATCAAAACGACATGCCCATCGCTGGTAAAGTCACCGGCTTCAATACCGGAGGCCTCGTGGTGAATATCGGTGGCCTTCGCGCATTTTGCCCCATGTCGCAAATCGACATGGGATATTGCGACGACCCGGCTTCGTATGCGGGCCAAACCCACAACTTCAAAATTGTTGAACTGCGGGGACGCAACAATGTGGTTGTTTCACGCCGCGCTTATCTGGAAGAAGAAAACCGCAAAAAAGCCGACGAGATGCGCCAAAAACTCTCAGAAGGTGAGGAAAGAACGGGAACCATTACACGCATAGAACGCTTCGGCTCTTTTGTTGACTTAGGGGGTGTTGAGGGCCTGGTACACGTCTCGGAAATCAGCCACACCCGCGTAGATAACCCGCGCAGTGTCCTGAAAAAAGGCGAAGAAGTGCGCGTCAAAATAATCGGCCTCAAAAATCTGGGCAAAAAAAATGAGCGCATCTCGCTCTCCATCAAAGCACTGGAAAAAGATCCCTGGGACGCGGTAGCAGAGCGCTATCAATCGGGCAGCATCATCACCGGCAAAGTCGTTTCAATCCAAAATTTCGGTGCCTTTGTCGAAGTTGAACCCGGTATTGAGGGACTGATCCACATCTCGCAGTTCGTTTCGGGAAAACGCATCTCAAACCCCAGCGAAGTCGTTTCGGTCGGTCAGGAAGTCAAAACCTTGATCCGCGAAATCGATTTGAACAAAAAACGCATTTCACTCTCGATGCGCGCCGTTGAAGAACAAGATAGGCAAACGGCCGAAATTGAGGACATGGCCGCATTTAAGTCCAAACAAACGCAAGAGTCTCAAAGCGATAATGCCATGGCCGACGCCCTTCGCCGTGCGGGACTCGCCTGA
- a CDS encoding sigma-70 family RNA polymerase sigma factor, whose amino-acid sequence MFMNVELLYQRYGPMVLRRCRRLLRDEDRAMDAMQDVFVRVLQRRDRLKATYPSSLLYRIATNVCLNRIRDQRLDLPGDEVLVHIAGIEDLEARLDARAMLDRLFARHRDSTRTIAVLHFVDGFTLAEVAREVGMSVSGVRKRLRGLRESLEELEEL is encoded by the coding sequence TTGTTTATGAATGTCGAATTGTTATATCAAAGATACGGTCCTATGGTGTTGCGTCGCTGTCGGCGGTTGTTGCGGGATGAAGATCGCGCCATGGATGCCATGCAAGATGTTTTTGTGCGGGTATTGCAACGCCGGGATCGTCTGAAGGCGACCTATCCGTCGAGTTTGCTGTATCGCATTGCGACCAATGTGTGTTTAAATCGCATTCGCGATCAGCGGCTCGATCTGCCGGGCGATGAAGTGTTGGTGCATATTGCGGGGATAGAAGATCTGGAAGCGCGGTTGGATGCTCGGGCGATGCTCGATAGGCTTTTTGCCCGGCACAGAGATTCGACGCGAACAATTGCGGTTTTGCATTTTGTGGATGGTTTCACATTGGCGGAAGTCGCTCGAGAGGTGGGGATGTCGGTGTCCGGGGTGCGAAAGCGGTTGCGGGGGTTGCGAGAATCGCTGGAGGAGTTGGAGGAGCTATGA
- a CDS encoding ActD-like protein has translation MRRRRGDWKLERFRLNELPEEEMRAVQRALDEDPNLSARLEALEESDREIHASYPTDWMARQVARRSERRGPSSILRFNPRFALAAVVLLAVVFSIYLPGPEAPPTWDRKGMDGIRLKGVKPDLLLYRKRASEVEQLADSSVAYAGDLIQIFYRAAGKPFGAIVSVDGRSTVTRHLPASGTRAVRLIQGDPVPLDYSYELDDAPEWERFYFLTADTSFDVRDVTQAAKGGPDSLQVGREFEQFAITLYKGVE, from the coding sequence ATGAGGAGACGACGCGGTGATTGGAAGCTGGAGCGTTTTCGGCTGAATGAACTGCCGGAAGAAGAAATGAGAGCTGTTCAACGGGCGCTGGACGAGGATCCGAATTTGAGCGCGCGCCTGGAGGCATTGGAGGAGTCAGATCGGGAAATTCACGCATCCTATCCGACTGATTGGATGGCGCGGCAGGTTGCGCGTCGGTCAGAGAGGCGAGGGCCGTCGAGTATATTGCGGTTCAATCCGCGTTTTGCATTGGCCGCAGTGGTGTTGCTCGCCGTTGTTTTTTCGATCTATTTGCCTGGGCCTGAAGCGCCGCCGACCTGGGATCGGAAAGGGATGGATGGCATTCGCCTAAAAGGCGTAAAGCCGGATTTGTTATTGTATCGAAAAAGGGCGTCTGAGGTTGAACAATTGGCGGATAGCAGTGTGGCTTATGCGGGTGATTTGATTCAGATTTTTTATCGCGCAGCAGGCAAGCCTTTCGGGGCGATTGTGTCTGTGGATGGGCGCAGTACTGTGACGCGACATTTGCCTGCATCGGGGACACGAGCCGTGCGTTTGATACAGGGCGATCCCGTGCCTCTGGATTATTCTTACGAACTGGATGATGCCCCAGAGTGGGAAAGGTTTTATTTTTTGACAGCAGATACGTCTTTTGACGTGCGCGATGTGACACAAGCGGCAAAGGGCGGTCCCGATTCATTGCAGGTGGGAAGAGAGTTTGAGCAATTTGCCATTACGCTTTACAAGGGAGTCGAGTGA
- a CDS encoding caspase family protein gives MLRQWIMLLGIGLLLCAQGIEATQVVRRFVLAAGANFGGAKRTPLRYAVSDAKHFARVLEMMGGVKSEDRFLLAEPSLENFKRVLMDLQTRVIKASQSSSRIEVVLYYSGHADENGLLLGEGRLTYRALRDAMNSVQADVHITVLDACASGAITRLKGGQRQKAFMVDTSSDMRGYAFLTSSSEDEAAQESDRIRGSFFTHYLVSGLRGAADVTGDGKVTLSEAYAFAFRNTLKRTEKTQGGAQHPAYDIKMTGTGDVVMTDVRETSASLILSDELNGRFFVRNSQEQLVAELDKSAGQTLELGLEPEVYDIHFEQRTQLLHSKVALKKGERFLLEDRHFRSQVREKTTSRGEKPETGRSVRHRYPHKLSGRWRLERSRGAWQLGDDSRAWIFGFWPTEHVSINYSRSRFSFADDTKTGVSSELVSLRIYMPLNMWRSPLRPYAEGGVGRYTGKVLDENVDEVNGLYWGGGLDVPFMKFFVLGGRIGYNRFVEPFAVPLDGQTDYSGMEYNVGLGLLLF, from the coding sequence ATGTTGCGTCAATGGATAATGTTGTTGGGGATTGGACTGCTATTATGTGCTCAGGGAATTGAGGCAACGCAAGTTGTGCGGCGTTTTGTGTTGGCGGCTGGCGCAAATTTTGGTGGGGCGAAACGCACGCCTTTGCGTTATGCCGTATCGGATGCAAAACATTTTGCTCGTGTTTTAGAGATGATGGGTGGGGTTAAATCTGAGGATCGATTTTTATTGGCCGAGCCGAGTTTGGAAAATTTTAAACGGGTTTTGATGGATTTGCAAACCCGCGTTATAAAAGCATCCCAATCGTCGAGCCGCATCGAAGTTGTCCTGTATTATTCGGGGCATGCAGATGAAAATGGGTTGCTGTTGGGAGAAGGTCGGTTGACTTATCGCGCTTTGCGCGATGCAATGAATAGCGTTCAGGCGGATGTGCATATTACTGTGCTCGATGCGTGTGCTTCGGGTGCTATTACGCGCCTGAAAGGCGGGCAAAGGCAAAAAGCTTTTATGGTCGATACGTCGTCGGATATGCGGGGGTATGCGTTTTTGACTTCGAGTTCAGAAGATGAGGCTGCACAAGAATCGGATCGCATTCGCGGATCGTTTTTCACGCATTATCTGGTGTCGGGCTTGCGGGGTGCAGCAGATGTGACTGGTGATGGCAAGGTGACACTCAGCGAAGCGTATGCGTTTGCATTTCGCAATACGCTGAAGCGAACGGAAAAAACGCAGGGAGGAGCACAGCATCCGGCTTATGATATTAAGATGACGGGTACGGGCGATGTGGTGATGACCGATGTGCGAGAGACATCGGCGAGTTTGATTCTGTCGGATGAGTTGAATGGTCGATTTTTTGTGCGCAATTCGCAGGAGCAACTGGTGGCAGAGTTGGACAAGTCCGCCGGGCAAACGCTCGAGTTGGGATTAGAACCCGAGGTTTATGACATCCATTTTGAACAGCGAACGCAATTGTTGCATTCAAAGGTCGCGTTAAAAAAGGGGGAGCGGTTTTTGCTTGAGGATCGGCATTTTCGATCTCAAGTACGCGAGAAAACCACGAGCCGGGGAGAAAAGCCTGAAACCGGAAGATCTGTCCGACATCGCTATCCACACAAGCTATCCGGCAGATGGCGTCTTGAACGCAGCAGGGGTGCCTGGCAACTGGGAGATGATAGCAGAGCCTGGATTTTTGGATTCTGGCCCACAGAACATGTTTCGATCAATTATTCTCGTTCGAGATTTTCGTTTGCTGATGATACAAAAACAGGCGTGTCATCGGAACTGGTCAGTCTGCGTATTTATATGCCTTTGAATATGTGGCGTTCACCTCTGCGCCCTTATGCCGAAGGAGGCGTTGGTCGGTACACGGGTAAAGTATTGGATGAGAATGTCGATGAAGTGAATGGATTGTATTGGGGTGGTGGACTGGATGTGCCGTTTATGAAGTTTTTTGTTTTGGGTGGACGCATAGGCTATAACCGGTTTGTCGAGCCTTTTGCTGTGCCTTTGGATGGGCAAACGGATTATAGTGGGATGGAGTACAACGTGGGGTTGGGTTTGTTGTTATTCTGA
- a CDS encoding BamA/TamA family outer membrane protein: MCRMILCAIVICFFIFGIANAQEDITSHLGYVEVESLDVFEAQDVTADVSIGQLMLKQVAEKVRSKNEKVGEALSDLKLVRVHVLPVDEIAMRVDKIARYLDAMGWEITVQSRKKRERVSVYLQKEADDIIGLFAMVHDRRAGTLMLVNVVGVVQIDKMGDVGRELEVEAFGRIARLLPGYKPPVSLIAHHRLRTWKARIAPFSNIWRVDHEDFLVRYNRVDGVFIGWRLPLKYRTSRGVAHYGEVGYGFGSNQWDYQAGAEFFTFSGASKDNMVALGFELHGLTNTQDNWRIDEIENSIFAFLLRRDFRDYYRREGASTYIFRDFDRMVEVRGQVGVDVFESMPNSVSWNLFGDRWGSRMNFRPNPEIEAGQMRSVMGTLQLDSRASRRSRQGWRLMAQAEKAGGILGGDFDFERYILDVRRYQYAGRGTQLNLRVRAGTGRGYVPIQFLYRLGGPSSLRGYGLNAYEGDRMVLFNAIYWVDGEAHFRDDWPLDDVGIGVFFDAGKAWFPDEELVGTRVVTSVGFGLKTDNLRVFFARPLDANDPVDWRVWVRFRRAF; the protein is encoded by the coding sequence ATGTGCCGAATGATTTTGTGCGCGATTGTCATTTGTTTTTTCATTTTTGGAATTGCGAATGCACAAGAAGATATCACCAGTCATTTGGGTTATGTGGAGGTTGAATCACTGGATGTGTTTGAGGCCCAGGATGTCACTGCGGATGTGTCTATTGGACAGTTGATGTTGAAGCAGGTCGCTGAAAAGGTCAGGAGTAAAAATGAAAAAGTTGGTGAGGCCTTATCAGATCTGAAGCTGGTGCGCGTGCATGTTCTGCCGGTTGATGAGATTGCAATGCGTGTGGATAAAATTGCGCGATATTTAGATGCGATGGGTTGGGAGATAACCGTTCAATCACGGAAGAAACGCGAGCGCGTGTCGGTATATTTACAGAAGGAAGCGGATGATATTATTGGTCTGTTTGCAATGGTCCATGATCGCAGGGCTGGCACTTTGATGCTGGTCAATGTGGTAGGTGTTGTTCAAATTGATAAAATGGGAGATGTTGGTCGGGAATTAGAGGTGGAGGCGTTTGGTCGCATTGCTCGTTTATTGCCTGGATATAAACCGCCTGTCTCCCTGATAGCACACCACCGCCTGAGGACATGGAAGGCGCGTATTGCTCCATTTTCGAATATTTGGCGCGTTGATCACGAAGATTTTTTGGTGCGTTACAATCGCGTGGATGGCGTTTTTATTGGCTGGCGCTTGCCATTGAAATATCGCACTTCGCGCGGGGTGGCGCACTATGGCGAAGTGGGTTATGGATTTGGGAGTAATCAATGGGATTATCAGGCTGGTGCAGAGTTTTTTACTTTTTCTGGTGCCTCAAAGGACAACATGGTTGCGCTGGGTTTTGAATTGCACGGGTTGACAAATACGCAAGATAATTGGCGTATTGATGAAATAGAAAATTCGATTTTTGCCTTTTTGTTGCGGCGCGATTTTAGAGACTATTATCGTCGGGAGGGGGCCAGTACTTATATTTTTCGGGATTTTGACCGCATGGTAGAGGTTCGAGGACAGGTGGGTGTAGATGTTTTTGAGTCGATGCCCAATAGCGTTTCATGGAATCTATTTGGCGATCGATGGGGCAGTCGAATGAATTTTCGACCCAATCCCGAGATTGAGGCCGGGCAAATGCGCAGTGTAATGGGTACACTACAGTTAGATAGTCGTGCGAGCCGACGGTCTCGACAGGGGTGGCGTTTAATGGCACAGGCAGAGAAAGCAGGTGGTATTTTGGGAGGCGATTTTGATTTTGAACGCTATATCCTGGATGTGCGCCGCTATCAGTATGCGGGGCGTGGGACCCAATTAAATTTGCGCGTTCGCGCAGGTACTGGACGGGGATATGTGCCCATCCAATTTCTCTATCGCCTCGGCGGTCCTTCTTCGCTTAGAGGTTATGGATTGAATGCTTATGAGGGAGATCGCATGGTGTTGTTTAATGCGATTTATTGGGTTGATGGCGAAGCTCATTTTAGGGATGACTGGCCTTTAGATGATGTTGGCATCGGTGTATTTTTTGATGCGGGTAAGGCGTGGTTTCCAGATGAGGAGCTTGTTGGAACACGGGTTGTAACGAGCGTGGGATTTGGATTAAAGACAGATAATTTGCGCGTATTTTTTGCCCGGCCACTGGACGCGAATGATCCGGTTGATTGGCGGGTTTGGGTAAGGTTTCGCCGGGCTTTTTAG
- a CDS encoding DUF4097 family beta strand repeat-containing protein, which yields MFGRVLALFVMLLITVTGCHIDIDISDTNPTLSSRERYTENLTRIVDGIGAERVVAQTSNGNIDVAGTTDGVVRVQIRKVVRALNLSEAEDYARDVQVFVKRRGSAVHVYKEHPRFPRDVQVEVSYDILCPARLDINLRTSNGNIEIRDVEAVTQVKTTNGNVQFRGNPGYLEIKTSNGNIRASVIQLRDVAQFETTNGRVAVVVHSGVAPISAATTNGSIDVTLPTDFSGKLDASTVNGQAQSAFDISRPTGSRQNRLSGTLGSGGDTLVQLRAVNGNVSLWKLQ from the coding sequence ATGTTTGGTCGCGTTTTGGCTCTTTTTGTAATGCTTCTTATAACGGTAACGGGGTGTCATATCGATATTGATATAAGCGATACCAACCCTACGCTGTCTTCCAGAGAGCGATATACTGAAAATCTGACGCGGATAGTGGATGGAATTGGGGCTGAACGAGTTGTTGCACAGACGAGTAATGGTAATATTGACGTGGCCGGAACGACCGATGGTGTTGTGCGCGTTCAGATTCGAAAGGTTGTCAGAGCACTGAATCTGTCAGAGGCAGAGGACTATGCTCGAGATGTACAGGTATTTGTCAAAAGAAGGGGAAGCGCAGTCCATGTTTACAAAGAGCATCCGCGTTTTCCCAGAGATGTTCAGGTGGAAGTGAGTTACGATATTTTGTGCCCGGCTCGGTTGGATATAAATCTCAGGACATCAAATGGCAATATCGAGATTCGAGATGTGGAAGCAGTTACGCAGGTGAAAACGACAAATGGCAATGTGCAATTTCGGGGCAATCCCGGGTATCTTGAAATCAAGACATCAAATGGGAATATTCGGGCATCTGTGATTCAGTTGCGCGATGTGGCGCAATTTGAGACCACAAATGGGAGGGTCGCCGTGGTTGTGCATAGTGGTGTTGCACCTATCTCAGCCGCTACGACCAATGGTTCAATTGATGTGACATTACCGACTGATTTTTCGGGAAAATTGGATGCGAGTACAGTAAATGGTCAAGCGCAATCTGCTTTTGACATTTCGCGTCCCACGGGTAGCCGTCAAAATAGGCTTTCTGGTACTCTGGGTTCCGGTGGCGATACACTGGTGCAATTGCGTGCGGTGAATGGAAATGTGAGCTTGTGGAAGTTGCAATAA
- a CDS encoding ankyrin repeat domain-containing protein: MSQNNSAIDPALVNQFVQDAHGDFDSVKKLLEKEPALVNSSWDWGGGDWETGLGAAAHMGRKDIAEFLLNKGARIDLFAAAMLGKLEIVQAVVNDNPAVVNEKGPHGIALMIHAKKGGKEAAEVVKFLQSVGN; encoded by the coding sequence ATGTCACAGAATAATTCTGCTATTGATCCGGCACTCGTCAACCAATTTGTCCAAGATGCCCACGGCGACTTCGACAGTGTAAAAAAGCTGCTTGAGAAAGAACCGGCACTCGTCAATTCTTCCTGGGACTGGGGAGGCGGTGACTGGGAAACAGGACTGGGCGCGGCAGCACACATGGGTCGCAAGGACATTGCCGAGTTTTTGCTGAATAAGGGCGCGCGTATCGATTTGTTTGCGGCGGCCATGCTGGGTAAGCTCGAAATCGTACAGGCGGTGGTGAACGACAATCCAGCGGTTGTAAATGAAAAGGGACCACATGGAATTGCGCTGATGATCCATGCTAAAAAGGGAGGCAAGGAAGCCGCAGAAGTTGTGAAGTTTCTGCAGTCTGTTGGCAATTAG
- a CDS encoding Fic family protein: MKRGETGRYETTTIVGETVRAFVPARLPPRPALDLAVLQNPLEKALLALGRLDSLAVLLPDTHLFLYTYIRKEAVLSSQIEGTQSSLSDFLLSELKELPGTPLDDVIEVSNYVAALEHGLHRMREGFPLCNRLIREIHAELLSRGRGSDKAPGEFRRSQNWIGGSRPGTARFVPPPAHAVPDCMSDLERFIHTQDSGVSALLRAGLAHVQFETIHPFLDGNGRAGRLLITFMLYNDGVLREPLLYLSLYFKQYREDYYVLLNDVRQNGDWEAWLLFFLEGVTQTAEGAVQTAQRLLSLFQEDQARLQQTGRAAGSALRVHKVLQERPIASLQELANRAELSFPAATAGMQILEKLGVARELTNKKRNRLFGYDQYLAILGEGTEVP; this comes from the coding sequence ATGAAACGCGGCGAGACCGGACGATACGAAACTACGACCATTGTTGGTGAGACAGTACGCGCCTTTGTGCCCGCTCGCCTGCCGCCCAGGCCCGCGCTGGATTTGGCGGTTCTACAAAACCCTCTGGAGAAGGCGTTGCTGGCACTGGGGCGTTTGGATAGTCTTGCCGTATTGCTGCCCGACACCCACCTTTTTCTTTATACCTATATCCGCAAGGAAGCAGTGCTGTCCTCTCAAATTGAGGGTACTCAGTCTTCGCTATCGGATTTTTTATTGTCCGAGTTAAAAGAGTTACCAGGCACGCCACTTGACGATGTCATTGAGGTCTCAAATTATGTGGCGGCACTGGAGCACGGATTACACCGGATGCGCGAAGGATTCCCGCTTTGCAATCGTCTTATCCGCGAAATCCATGCCGAGTTACTCTCACGGGGACGCGGCAGCGACAAAGCACCGGGTGAGTTTCGGCGTTCGCAAAACTGGATAGGCGGTAGTCGTCCCGGAACCGCGCGCTTCGTACCCCCGCCAGCACACGCCGTTCCCGATTGTATGTCGGATTTGGAGCGTTTTATCCATACACAGGACTCAGGGGTGTCAGCGCTCCTGCGGGCAGGACTCGCTCATGTCCAATTCGAGACTATCCACCCTTTTCTCGACGGCAATGGAAGGGCCGGTCGCCTGCTGATCACGTTCATGTTGTATAACGACGGGGTACTGCGCGAGCCATTACTGTATTTGAGCCTCTATTTCAAACAATATCGAGAGGATTATTACGTGCTCCTGAATGATGTGCGGCAAAACGGCGACTGGGAAGCGTGGCTATTGTTCTTTCTCGAGGGCGTGACTCAGACCGCAGAGGGGGCTGTTCAGACCGCGCAGCGATTGTTATCCCTGTTCCAGGAAGATCAGGCGAGATTACAACAGACAGGCCGTGCGGCGGGTTCGGCATTGCGCGTTCACAAGGTATTGCAGGAACGCCCGATAGCATCACTGCAAGAGCTTGCCAATCGCGCGGAACTTTCGTTTCCTGCGGCTACCGCTGGGATGCAGATACTCGAAAAACTCGGCGTGGCGCGCGAATTGACAAACAAAAAGCGAAATCGACTTTTCGGCTATGATCAATACCTTGCTATTCTCGGCGAGGGCACCGAAGTGCCGTGA
- a CDS encoding YbdK family carboxylate-amine ligase has product MTRLEFNPSTQPTLGVEIELALVDADTMALCSKNAAILNRIPGEYADKIKPELMQCYVEINTDICESVSHVEADLKPKLQTLSSVAAAENVQLYWSGTHPFSTWREQKITPNDRYMGLVNLLQDTARQLVTFGLHVHVGVNSGDKAIMICDRILRYLPVLLALSCNSPFWEGRVTGLHSWRSKVMEGLPTAGLPPLMRNWSEYVWLINHLIDTGYIESIREIWWDVRPHHAFGTVEVRICDIPGTLQDTLGLVALIQCLICNLSDEIDRGIYQHDSHPMLIRQNKWHASRYGIAAQLVDSTSHDLKSVPQITGELVEKLLPMAEQLNCVSYLKHVLDMAHQPTWAQRQMDLLALTGDPAEVVRRLINDSSH; this is encoded by the coding sequence ATGACCCGACTTGAATTTAACCCCAGCACTCAACCCACCCTCGGCGTGGAAATAGAACTGGCTCTGGTCGATGCCGACACCATGGCTTTATGCAGCAAAAATGCCGCGATCCTCAACCGCATACCCGGCGAATATGCCGATAAAATCAAGCCCGAATTGATGCAGTGCTATGTCGAAATCAACACCGATATATGTGAAAGTGTCAGCCATGTAGAAGCCGACCTCAAGCCCAAACTCCAGACGCTATCCAGCGTAGCGGCCGCCGAGAATGTCCAGCTCTACTGGTCGGGCACACACCCATTTTCCACCTGGCGCGAACAAAAAATCACACCCAATGACCGATACATGGGCCTCGTCAACCTTCTCCAGGACACCGCCCGACAACTGGTCACATTTGGCCTCCACGTACACGTGGGCGTCAACAGCGGCGACAAAGCCATAATGATCTGCGACCGAATACTGCGCTATTTGCCCGTCTTGCTGGCGCTTTCTTGCAACAGCCCATTCTGGGAGGGGCGAGTCACGGGCTTGCACTCGTGGCGATCAAAAGTAATGGAGGGCCTCCCCACTGCTGGGCTGCCCCCCTTAATGCGCAACTGGAGCGAATACGTCTGGTTGATCAACCACCTCATCGACACAGGCTATATCGAATCCATCCGCGAAATCTGGTGGGACGTGCGCCCCCACCACGCATTTGGCACCGTTGAAGTCCGCATTTGCGACATTCCCGGCACTCTCCAAGACACATTGGGATTGGTCGCACTCATACAGTGTTTAATTTGCAACCTGTCCGACGAAATCGACCGGGGAATCTATCAACACGACAGCCACCCCATGCTCATCCGTCAAAACAAATGGCACGCCTCGCGATACGGCATCGCCGCACAACTGGTCGATTCCACCTCTCACGACCTCAAATCCGTCCCCCAAATAACCGGGGAACTCGTCGAAAAGCTGCTCCCCATGGCCGAACAGCTCAATTGCGTATCCTATCTCAAACACGTCCTCGACATGGCTCACCAACCCACCTGGGCGCAACGACAGATGGACCTCCTCGCCCTCACTGGTGACCCCGCCGAAGTCGTCCGCCGCCTGATTAACGACTCGTCACATTAA